GGCAATCCCCTTATCATTGACTTCCTTGGAAGTACACTGGAAGTACGAGTTGAACCAGCAAAAAATTCTGCTCCACCTTCACTAAACCAAGTCAATCTGTCTTTTTTATGCATTTCAGTCTGGTTGAATAAACCAGGTACAATATAACGTGCTTGTAGATAATGTGTGAATTCATGACGGAAAAGCTCCTCTAAGCTATAAATGCTCTCTTGAGGTGTTCTTTCATATGTGAAAAATGTTCCTATGTTTTCAATATAGATACCACCATTATCAGTACTATATCCATACAGATCCCAATTCACCTTATATTCTCTAGGACTATTATATATTACTATCGTCAAAATATCATCAGCATTCCCAGGTTCAAGAGCTTCATCGCTTCCCGATACCCTGAAGAATTGAGCCTTGACTTCCTTTGAAGCCCAATAAAGTCTTTTTATTTTTTCCTCAGTAACTTTATCTCCTGCTTTTATAATCATCTTACCATCATCAAATGTATACGTATTTGGCAGATAATGATCTATACCATCTTCTTTGACCTTATTATAATCTACAGTTTTATCGTTGTAATCTTTACTTCCATAATTATTTGATATACCTTTCGCTGCAACTAAATACGGTTCACTTAAATCTGGATAAATATTCATTGCATCAGTTAGAATCTTCAAATTTACCCTGGAATCACTATGAAATCTACCATACTCAGCTATTTGGTAAATACAGTTATTAACTAACCAAGTACTATTCTCATCTATATCCTCCAGTAAAGCAATTTTCTTAAAGGAATTAATGTAATCGTCAATATTCCCATACCATTCAGTTTTCTTGATATCTCTTTCTAATCTAACATCTCTCTTAATAGCTTTCAAAATACCATTCATAAGCTCATGCAATGCTGTAGTTTTTGAACGGTCATTCATGTAATCTTTTACATTGTTATTATACTGATCTATTACCTTAACTGAATTATTAACAAGCTCTGTATTACATGATGTGTTTGATATCAGCTTTCCTAATGCTACTATAATTTCATTCTGTACACTAGTACCTAAACCAAAATTTTCATTTGCTTGTATTGCTAGCATAGCAGATATACAATCATTGTCAAAATCCTCTTCATTCAGATACTTCAAGTCATCTTTAGCATTATAATATGCAACATATGTTCCTGATCTCAGTACCTCTACTAATGTTCTGATACCCTTCATATCTGAAGCTGTATAAGAAGCACCTTTTTCTTTAAGTGCATCAATAACAGCTTGTACACGTTCTTTATCTTTATAGAATTCATGGATATCTTCATTGAACTCGAATAATTCAGGCATATCACTCCATTTAATTGTCTCCAATACCTCAATAAGTTCTTTGTGGCTCAATGTGTTTAAATAGGACATATAATACTTGTCTTCATTTTCTTTTGTTGCTGTATTTTCGTTATTTGATGCATATACACCCTTCATTGGATATATTAACATAAATATTGCTAAAAATAACACAACTACCCTTTTGTTGACATAATTCATTCTTTTTCCTCCATTTTCATAATTTAGAGTATTATTATACACTCAACTACATATTAAAAAAAATAGGATAATAATATCATGCCATATAATTAATAAATCTTACCATTTGTCCTATTCAAATATCTATATACATTATATAATTTCAACTAACTTATCTCTTCACAATCTAGTATATCAAGGATTTGATTACGAATTATACTGGGAAAGTTGAGTTATTACCTTATAGTAATAAATTCACATATATAGACTAAAATTATAAAATAAAGACCAATTGAATTTATTAAGGTAAAAGCTTATAATATTATTAAAATACTATAATTTTTAAACATTGAGACTACGAAAATAAATAAATAGGTGGGTGCACATATGATAAAAACAATAAAAAATTTCATGGTTACTATTTTAGCTATCAGCTGTTTTATACTTATGATTGGAGGATGCAGTAATCTAAAATCTGAAGAGGATAATCCCATTATTGATAAGGAAACAAGTGATGATAATGCCAATACTACAAGTACTGACACAGAAACAACTGATAAAGCGGAAAATGATGATAAGTCTAGTACTGATGATGAATTGGATTCAGATATAATAAATCACCATAGAAAAACAATAACCATTACTACTATAGGAGATTGTACTCTAGGTAGTTTTCCGGAAGTTACAAAAGGAAAATCATTTGAAGATGTACTAGCTGCTAATAATAACGATTATGAATATCCTTTCAAAAATGCTTTTAAATGGATTAAATCAGATGATATAACATTAATCAATTTTGAAGGAACATTAACAGATGCAACAAAACTTGCTAATAAAAAATGGAGATTCAAAGGACCAAAAGAATATACTAATTTTCTAACCTCATCTAGTATTGAGGTTGTAAATATAGCAAACAACCATAGCTATGATTATTTAGAAGAAGGCTATGCTGATACGATCAAGAATATGAATGATGCAGGTATAGGAGTATCTGGAAATGAATATGTCCATATTAAAAATATTGATAGCATCAAAATAGCCTTCATAGGACATATGGTCAAGGATGAGCCAGAAGATATATTTGATAAGGTAAAAAAAGATATATTGAAAGCCAATCAGGATGGTGCTGATGTAATTGTATGTTCTTTCCATTGGGGAATCGAGTACAATAATATGCCTACAGAGTATCAAAAAAAATTAGGACATTTTGCAATTGACTGTGGAGCTGATATGGTCATAGGTCATCACCCTCACATTTTACAAGGAATTGAGTTATACAATGGTAAATATATAGCCTATAGTCTTGGAAATTTTGTTTTTGGTGGAAATGAAATATTATACGACGCAAAACATAAAGACGTTGATACAATATTATTAAGACAACAAATAGATTTGGATGATAAAGAAATAATAGATATCAGACTTTCTATAGTACCCTTTAGATTATCTGGCGATACAAAATATAATAATTATCAACCAATTGTTCAAGCTGGTGATGAAGGATTACGTATCAGGGATAAATTAATAAGCTTAAGTGATAAATTAGAATATGGTATAAAATCACTAGAGATAGAAGAATAATAACACAACTGTCATTTATACCTTTTTATAAATATGTATTAATAACAAAACAAAGAACTAGTAATATAAATAATTATTATCTAATCTTTGTAATATTAATACATATTTTTTTATTTCATTACTAAGGTACATATTGCATAATATCTTAATTAATATTAGTTATTGAATTAAATTATTTAACTAAAATGGGTTATATGCACAATTTGACAAAACATTGTTATCTGCTATAATTTTTGTATAGGTAGATTAATCAACAAAAGGTAAAAATCATTGAATTAACACACAAAATATACCATTTGAAAGGAGTCAACTTTTGCTTTTTGTAATTAATCATAGGTTAAAAAATAAATTTCTTGGGGGAATACTATGAAAAATCTAGGTACAGCAAATTATGTTTGTGATGTTGATAGTGTTTCAAAATGGGTGTTTTCTTCAACAGGTATTGGACGGGATGCAGCTTTTAATTTAGTCTCATTATTTTTATTAACCTACATACAGTTTACTATGGGGCTTAGTGTTGCCCAATTTAGTGCTCTGACAATCATAATCGTTCTATGCAGGATATGGGACGGTGTCAATGACCCACTAATGGGTATGATAATAGAAAATACTCATACGAAGTGGGGAAAATTCAAACCTTGGATATTTATAGGAGCTATAATTAATGGATTCATTATAATGTCTCTATTCATGATTAGACCTGAGGGTTGGGGTTTTGTATGTTTCTTCGGAATCGCTTATTTACTATGGGGCATGACATTCACCATGAATGATATTGCCTACTGGTCCATGTTACCCTCTTTATCAAGTCAGCCAAGAACTAGAGACCAGCTTACAACTCTAGTTGCACTCTTTGCAAACGTTGGTGCTTTTTTTGTTGGTGGATTGGTTCCTATCCTAACTACTGGAAATATGGTTACAGCTTATAGAAATATTGCTATCTTTGTTGGTCTTCTATTCATTGTATGTCAAATCATTTGTGTATTATTTGTAAAAGAAAAACCCGAAAGAGTATTGAATGATAAACCAAAAGTATCCTTTTCTAAGATGTTCAAGATGATTAAAAGCAATGATCAATTATTATGGATAACTATTGCCCTATTCTTTCATTATTTATTGCAATCAATTATTAATGCTCTTGGAATAAATATGTTCTACTTTGAATTTGGATATGATGGCAAGAACATGACTATCTTTATTGCAGTCTATGCTCTTATCTCTTTGATTTCTACAGCTCTTTACCCTATACTGACTAAAAAATTCAATCGGATGCAAATTGTAAAATATGCTTTTAGGTTAAGTATCATTGGATATATAGTATTTTTCTTGACAGGTTACAT
The window above is part of the Vallitalea guaymasensis genome. Proteins encoded here:
- a CDS encoding CapA family protein; protein product: MIKTIKNFMVTILAISCFILMIGGCSNLKSEEDNPIIDKETSDDNANTTSTDTETTDKAENDDKSSTDDELDSDIINHHRKTITITTIGDCTLGSFPEVTKGKSFEDVLAANNNDYEYPFKNAFKWIKSDDITLINFEGTLTDATKLANKKWRFKGPKEYTNFLTSSSIEVVNIANNHSYDYLEEGYADTIKNMNDAGIGVSGNEYVHIKNIDSIKIAFIGHMVKDEPEDIFDKVKKDILKANQDGADVIVCSFHWGIEYNNMPTEYQKKLGHFAIDCGADMVIGHHPHILQGIELYNGKYIAYSLGNFVFGGNEILYDAKHKDVDTILLRQQIDLDDKEIIDIRLSIVPFRLSGDTKYNNYQPIVQAGDEGLRIRDKLISLSDKLEYGIKSLEIEE
- a CDS encoding glycoside-pentoside-hexuronide (GPH):cation symporter, with translation MKNLGTANYVCDVDSVSKWVFSSTGIGRDAAFNLVSLFLLTYIQFTMGLSVAQFSALTIIIVLCRIWDGVNDPLMGMIIENTHTKWGKFKPWIFIGAIINGFIIMSLFMIRPEGWGFVCFFGIAYLLWGMTFTMNDIAYWSMLPSLSSQPRTRDQLTTLVALFANVGAFFVGGLVPILTTGNMVTAYRNIAIFVGLLFIVCQIICVLFVKEKPERVLNDKPKVSFSKMFKMIKSNDQLLWITIALFFHYLLQSIINALGINMFYFEFGYDGKNMTIFIAVYALISLISTALYPILTKKFNRMQIVKYAFRLSIIGYIVFFLTGYIPILPHSIITFCIGGVLIFGGYGLIYLVILVQFSNTIEYDEYLTGERNESVSFSLRPLTAKISGAVQQAIVTIVLISSGIYGLSRKISDLESSVGISESMRSQEANAIIATATDNMLLILRIGIAIVPLIMAIIVYYIITKKYFITENVYSMILDELELRKKDPNHFDNKSILESMNKKIS